ggagcagcCGGGGAATTGGGATGGGGACCCACTgtggggagaggccagagagGGAAGTACAGAAGAGGCGGGGGCACGTGATGGTCCTTCCACACTGGCTCCAGTAGCCCCTGAGGTCTCGTCTCCCTGTGACGCGTTTCTAGACACCTGTTATCCCATGACCAGTATTCCTGGGACTCAGAAGGAGCCCAGGGCTGAGGAACTATCCCCTGTAGCTCCAGCTCCTATACTGGAGCCAGGAGGATTGTCCTGCCAGCCAGCTTCTTCACTTGGCCCTCTTCCTGCTGGGGAGTCACCTGACCAAGAAACAGCTCAGGATGGCCAGCAGGAGGGATCCGAGCTGGGGAACAGGGCAGTGTTCAGCCAGGAGACCGAGATGGTCTCTGCCAGGACATCAGCAGCTCCTCCAAGGACACCAGATTCAGCTCCTTCCAGTCCTGCCGACGTCTCCCCAAGCACAGCTACATCATCATCTGCCAGCCCCCTAGTTGCCTCTCCCAGGAGGGAGCCCTCTCTTGTTGCACATTCTCCAGAAACCTCCAGAGCATCTCTTTGGACTAACAACGCATCTCACTGTGGGGCTTCTGAGACTCCCCCAGCTGCTCTCTGTGGCTTCCTGTCTGCAGAGGCCACCATGGAAATATCCACCAGCTCCAACCGGGCCAACCCTCAGAGCCCCCTAGGCCATTCTACAGGGGCTGTCCAGCACCTAAGGAGCAACTCCTTCCCAGGCTTTCATAGGACAGAGCCAACTCCGGACCTGCTGGGACTACCACTTTCCTTCTCCCATTCAGAGTTGCCCCAGAGGGCCCCCAAACCTGCCCTCTATGGCTCTGTGATCCCGAGAAGGGACAGGAAAAGTGGTAGGGACTGCAGGATCATTCCAGAATCCCCTAGTTCATTATCTACTCTGGGGCAGGACTCTCAAGAATTCACTTCAAGTCCGGAAAGATCCAATAGTCCCTGTAGCACCCAGCCATGTGGCTCCCGACACACTTCAGCCTCTGCCCCAGAGTCTCCTGCCTATGGCTCTTCCCCACCCCTTGTCTCTGTAGATGTGAGGATCCATGaacctctgccccctcctcccccagagaAGAGGCGTGTCCACCCCTCCATGGTAGAGAGAGACAGCCATCTCCACGCAGGAGTTCCCACGCTGAAGCGATGTGGCCATCCTCTTCCATTGGCCCCAGGTTTGGGGCTACATGGCCCCCCCAAAGGCCCACTTCCCCCAGTTCCTGACTCCCTTGTGGCAAGGCAGCACCGTCCTCTGCCCTCTACCCCGGACACTCCCCACCCTACTCAGACCTCCTTCTCCCACAGGCTGAGATACAACAAGCCATTACCCCCAACTCCTGATTTGTCCCAGCCCCaccattctgtttcttcttctagtAGTCCAAGGATCTACAGGCCTCTACCCCCTGTCCCTATTATGGATCCTCCCACTGAACCACCCCCGTTACCCCCAAAGTCCAGGGGGAGGAGTAGGAGCACTCAGGGAGAACTCATGAACGCAGGGGGTCAGGGCAAGCCAAGGCCTGTTTGTCAAGAGCGGATAGTCTCCACTCCCCATTCTGTTGGACGTACCTCCTGGCCCCCAGCCATGGGCCGATCAACAGACTCTTCGGCCTCCACCAGCAGGAGCAAGAGGGAAGTGTCCCCTGGCATGGCTTTCAGCAATGTGGCAACCCTTCTAAGTCCCTCTTCCCCAACCACACACTGGAGTCTAGAGCTCCAGGGACCCACCTCTGAACCAGGACCCTCAGAAGAGTCTGAGGCCCCTGCCAGAGGATCTTTGAGAAGAACAGCCCCTCAGGAAGGAGCCAATGGCCTGAAGAGGTTGGATGTAGGCCAAGCAAGGCAGTCAGAAAAACTCAGCCATCCCCATCTGGAAAAGGCATCGAGCTGGCCCCACAGGCGGGACCCAGGGAGACCACCAGAGAGCAGCAGTGGGCAGGTTGCAGATCCTGGTGAGGGATCCAGTAAGCACAAGGGCTGGAACCGGCAAGGCCTGCGCAGACCTTCCATCTTGCCTGAGGGCTCTTCAGGTAAGCAAGGAGCAAGATCATGGTGACGCTCATGTGGGACCAAGCTTTCTCCAGCTCTCACCACCTCACCCATCTTCTGTCCCCAGGGCCTCTACTGTTCCCTCTGGTGGCTTCACTTATCCGCGTACCCAATGTCAACACAGAAGGAAGCCCTTGAAAGCCTCTCTGAGCTCCCTGTAgtgctcctcctccttcccctctatcTCTGTCACCCAGCCGTGGTGGTGTTTTATTGTGTACCTGTTTTTCCCAAGATGGTTGTGGATGATCCCCCTCTCCCTCACCATGACACACACACTGTCCAGCTACCAACACCTCTTTGAGGTCCTCCTAGTAGTAGAGAAGACATCCTCTTCTTGTCCAGTTCACATCTGATACCAGGGATGGTGACGCACCTGGTAATAGTGTCCTCAGGTGCATTCTCCTTTGGCACTGGTCTCCTGCACAGACTCCCAGTTGGGCCCTTCTGTTCCCTCAGATGCCTACATCTCCTGCTTTAGGTCTTACCTTCTTGGGCTCTCTGAATGTCCCTCTACAATCTCAGTGACTTCACCATTTCCATTTCTAGATACAAGAGGTCCAGCCGTAGAGAAAGCCCTTGGCCCTTCAGACACCGTTGTTTTTCGGTGAGTCACCTTCTCTCTTAACAGACACACTTGGACTGTCTTTTCTTAGGATACTGAGATTTCCATTAGTTGACAAGGGTTCTGGGACACTGTGTCTTCCAGGGATGGGAAGGGGAAGAGACATATACCAGGATTCCAGGGTAAGGGCATCTTTTCTCTTACCTGGCTGTCAGCGGGGTCTGACTCTCCCATCCTCCTAGGTTCTTTAGCCATGAGCTAAACCCCCTGTAAAAGTTCAACATGACATCCAGAACAGCTCTGAACTACCTAAAAGTGGGTCAGGCTACAGCTTGCCTCTTGAGGGGATTCAGCCCTCACATCCCAGCACACGGCCCAGAGATCGGAGACTATCTCATCTAAGGTCACCTGGGGCTTCTCTGCATCAGTGGCCAGCAAGCACCCAGAGCCCCTCTTGCCTCCGCAGGGAGAAAAAACCAAAGGAGGTAATGGGAGGCTTTTCAAGACGCCGCTCGAAGCTCATCAACTCCTGTGAGTACCTAGAAACAGAAGTATAGACCCATATGGCATTTTGCCCAAGACCGGAGCTCATGACTTTTATCAGTGGGGCTGTGATCTCTACAGGGAAGAGAATCTCCAGGAGAGCCAGAAGCAGCTTGGTGGCTTCTGTCTTTATGCCTCAACATCCCTGTCTCCctaattctctccctctgccacgctTCTTTGCCCCTGTAGCTCAGCTGCTTTACCAGGAGTACAGTGATGTGGTTCTGAACAAGGAGATTCAGAGCCAGCAGCGGTTGGACAGCCTGGGAGAGGTGACcgggcctgcctctccccggcAGCCCCGGAGGACCCTGGTCTCCTCAGAGTCTTACCTGCAGCGCCTGTCCATGGCCTCCAGTGGCTCCCTCTGGCAGGAAATCCCTGTGGTGCGCAATAGCACCGTGCTGCTCTCCATGACCCACGAAGATCAAAAACTGCAAGAGGTACCCAGCGGGGCAGGGTCGGGGCAGGGGATGGGCCTACAGGAGGGAGGGCAAAGTCTCATCCTGATTTCCTcctcactaccaccaccaccagcaagaGCAGGCTGTCCCCACCACACACTCACCGCACGCTCTGGGCACGCCATGGCTATCGCTTGTCTCCCCTCTGATGCATGTGCATTGCTTTCTGGATGTTAGCACTTGCCTTCCTCCCCACTTCCGCAGGGCGTGGGCCGCTTCCTTCTACCTGTTGTTGGTTGGGGCTCACACAAAGTTACCATGCCCCTGAATTTGTTGGGAGGAATGTGGAATTAATCCCTTCACTGCTGCTTCAGGCTATAGACTAAAATTTCCCTCTTCAGCCGGGGTTCCACACTACACTGGTTTTTCTCTTCCACCAAGGCATGTGAGTGGCTTTTTGCTGTGTCCCTTGCAGCTGTCCTGTGGTCCACTGGTCTCATACAGGCTTTGGAATGACCATCAGTCTTGGCTCGGTCCTTACACCCAATGGCAATACTGTAGTAGAGGCTGTTTGTCTGATGTTACATTATTACCATTAACAGGTTTCACATGGAGAGCTTCTCTTAATAATCAGTCTGAAATATGGGGTAGAACCTCTCTTCCCGGGAAGACAATATGGCACCATGGAAAGGCATCATGGAATCATGTTTACATATTTGGCTTCTGGAGTAAATGACCTGGTTGTGAAGCCCACTTTGCTGTTTGCTGGCTATTTAACTTTGGCCAGATCACTTGATCTTTCTaaccttctgttttctcatttgtaaaactgggTTGCAAAAAGGATAAGTGCCTAGTACATAGCAATCACTCAAAAAATGTTTACTACTGTACTTTAATTTCAAGTCGGGCCaacctgggtctgaatcctggctTCACCATTTGCTAGCTGTGTAACTTTAGGCAAGTTACATAACCACCAAATCTCAGTTCCCTTGTCTAAAACTTGAGGATAATGTCTACCTTTCAGGATTGCTCTGTGGTTTAAGTGAAGTATCCATATCTAGCTTTTAGCATGATGTCTTTTACTAGTTTGATGCATTTTAGTGCCATACTCTCCCCCTTTCAGAGGTGGGAAAGAGTCAGATGTTAGCCAGACAGACTTAGAGATAAACAAATCAAACAGAGGCAGCTAtaaatgtttaggatttttgAAGCTCAGACCTGGGGGCCTTATTCTGAcctcaacttttatttatttattttttaaagattttatttattttttgacagagacacagcgagagagggaacacaagcagggggagtgggagagggagaagcaggcttcccgccaagcagggagcccgacgcgggactcgatcccagaccctgggatcacgacctgagccgaaggcagccgcctaacgactgagccacccaggcgccccttgacctCAACTTTTAAAGCACATGGAGGATATGTAGAAAATGAATGATCTGCCCAATACTTATGGAACCAAACAACAGGAGACGACATGAAACCTAGCTCTCTTTCAGCAAACTCCAGCAACACTGGGAAGTCCACCAGGCCTCCCAGGCCAGCCCTGGTCTCCTGTTTCTGAGAAGAGAAGCCTCTATGCTTCTATGCACATAGTCCTTTCATAAAATAGCGTTTCTGGGGTCTCCAAGGTGCTTGCACCAACCCCATTTCTTTTGACTGTCACAACATCTTTGTGACACGGAGGTCATTGTACCTacacaaaaagacagaaaacctgAGGTTCAGTGAGGTGAAGTGAGCCACACAAAGTCATATAGTCGGTGAATGTTGGAACCAGTACTCAAATGTACCTTGTGTCCCAGTTCAGTGTTGTTGTATGTGAGGGTCATCACCCaggtgtgtgtgtcttctttctctttctgtccctccatCTACTTGGAATTGCATGCTTGGATGAAGAGCATGAGCAGCCGTGCTGGCGGAGGACAGGGCTGTGAGCCGTGGCGCCCCCTGTTGGAACCTCCAAATAAGTTCTCAAGTGCTGGACCATCTCCATTAAACCACAACAGCACATCTCGTTCTCAAATATCCTGCTTCCTCCCATTTCTCCTCAAACCCCCAAAGCACCTTCATCCCCTAAATCTGTCCCTCTTTCAAAGTTCTCTGGCTCAGTGAGTGAGTCTGCCATTCACTCAGTTACCAAACTCAAAAACCGAGGCATTACACTATGACTCTGGCTACTCTTTCAGCCCCATTTCCAGCAAAGAACCAAGTTCTTCCAAATCTCCCTCCTAAATAATTAGGAAGCCGGCCTACCTCTCCCCATCCCCGTGGCCATTCAGACCTCCATCTGTCACCTGGAATGACTATGGCAGTTTCCTAACAtggctcccttgccccttctactcttttctccacatcgtgctcagaaataacatttataaaaatcaaatctgATCAAGTTATTTCCCTACATGAAGCCTCTTTTTAATCTTCCCATTGCCTTAAGTCCAAACCTTTTTACCTTGTTTTGCAATCCTCCAGACCTCTCTCTATTTGCCTCCCCAGCTTCATCTCCTGCCACTATTTTAGTATAAATACTTGGTTCCAAAACCACTCCATTTATTTAAGCTTCTTGAAAGTATccttttcggggcacctgggtggctcagtcagttaagcggctggcttcggctcaggtcatgatctcagggtcctgggatcgagccccacatcggactccctgtttcgcgggaagcctgcttcttcctctccctctgccgctccccctgcttgtgctctctctctgtgtcaaataaatttaaaagtctttaaaaaaattaaaaaaaaaaagtatccttttCTCTTACACCTGTAGGGGGTTGTACACACCCTTCCCTCGGCCTCcagtgctctttccctctcctcctgatGCCACGTTGGGCTCTGATGTGACTGGGAGCTATGAGAGGAGCTGACTtgttccctcctctgcccctagAATGTTATGCAGTGGCTCACGTACACTGGGGACTTGATAcctattttaaattaatctcCTCTCCAACCTCCCAGGCCAAATTTGAGCTGATCGTGTCAGAGGCCTCCTACCTACGCAGTCTGCATGTGGCCGTGGATCATTTCCAGCTCTCAGCCCCGCTGCGGGCCACCCTTTCCAACCAGGAATACCAGTGGCTCTTCTCTCGTTTACAGGACGTGCGTGAAGTCAGCACCACGTGAGATTCCTCTTCTCCCAAACACCACTCACTCGGCCTCAGTATCTTTAGCCTGTAAACCATCGGTTGtcgtttttttttctctctctctttcagctGCCCTCTCATTGCTCCCTTCATGATTCCCAGTGCTGTGGGAATAGGGAAAGCAAAGAAGAGGAGAGGGTGTGCGGGTGGCTAGATCCATTCATGGATCGACAAATGAATGGGAAATGCTTCCCAGGTTGAGGACAGGATGCACAATGGGCAGGTGCTGCACTGGAGATGGGTTGTGGGAAACAGGTAAAGATCAGAAAGCCAGAACAGAATCAAAAGACGAACAGGAAATGGAATATAAGGATCAGAGGGTTTGATCAGGGGCAAACTAGGGATTGCCTTGGAGAGAAACTCTAGAGCATAGCAGGGGTACAGAGCTAAGAACAGTCAATAGAAGTCACCAACTAATAGAAAGGAGGAGTCACAAACTCAAGGTATAGCAGGGGTCAGCCAACTGCTCACTCAGGAGACTTGTGTGAATATTGTGCAGGTTCCTTTCAGACCTGGAGGAGAACTTCGAGAACAACATCTTCACCTTCCAAGTGTGTGATGTCGTCCTGAACCATGCTCCTAATTTCCGCCGGGTCTACCTGCCTTATGTCACCAACCAGACCTACCAGGAACGAACTTTCCAAGGCCTGCTGTAAGACCTGATCCCCATCCAGTCCCCCTGTGGGCCCTGCAGTGAACTTGCCCTGAAACTCCCAAACCCCAACCCCAAATGGTATCCCCAAAGCACATGTTCTTCTGCCTGCTCTGTGATCCCAGCCCCAACCCACCTTTTAGACGCCCCCACCATAGACATTCCACTGCATCTCTACTCCCCGTGCCTTCCCTGTGTCCCCAGTACTCCCCACGTCCCTCCTCACTTGAGGCTCGCTGCCTACACAGGAACAGCAACAGCAGTTTCCGAGAGGTCCTGGAGAAGCTGGAGAGCGACCCCGTCTGCCAGCGCCTTTCCCTCAAGTCCTTCCTGATCCTGCCCTTCCAGCGCATCACACGTCTCAAATTGCTGCTCCAGGTACAGCggctccctctctgggcctttccCCTTCACCTGACAGGGACAATCTCAGGGAGACCCAAGGCACAGGACTGCCTGTTCTTTTGCCCCTCTTCCACACCCTGTGGATGATGTGAGCCTTCTCCCCATTGCCCACACCCTTCTTCCTCGGGGTGAATTTGCTGCAAAAATTTTGTTCCTGGACTTCATTAGCCGACCCTCAATTCCCTCTTCCTGTTTTCCCATCCCTTCTTTCCATCTGGCTCCTGCCTACTGTTTGTTCTATAGAACATTCTGAAGAGAACACAGCCTGGCTCTTCCGAGGAAGCAGAGGCCACAAAGGCACATCATGCACTGGAGGAGGTAAGCAGCCACCAGCCCCACTCAGACCCCTTGATTGGCCTTCACGGAGAATTCTTCTTCTGCAAAGGCCCATGACTCCAGAGAGCACAGGACCATGCTAATGGGATTGCTCAGCTACCTCAGTGCACCCACCAAACCTCCaaacaccctccccaccccccatcccctgcccagcctccttCCCACACGGAGGACGCTCCACACCAAGGGACTCTGTACGTCCCCAGACTCAATCTTACATTCACTCCGCCCAGGAACCTCCTGGCAGGTCATACAAGGTACACCAGAGGCCTAGAACTTCGATTTCATGCTGCCTTCACTCAATCCCAACCTGCCAGAAAAAAAAACGGAGGCTGTCACAACCAACCTCCAGATTTCTTGCAGGGGACTCCAAGGTCAAAGCCTCTAACACagtgctcttcctctctcctcacccTGCTTGACATTCAGCTGATCCGAGACTGCAATAACAATGTCCAGAGGATGCGACGGACAGAGGAGCTCATCTACCTGAGCCAGAAGATTGAGTTTGAGTGCAAAGTGAGTCGGTCTctggcacccccaccccacctgtgaAGCTTCACTTTAGCATCACCCACAGGTCACCCTCTAACATAGAACCGTCTTGCTCGCACAGTCTCGGTCTCTGCCCTTACTTCTGCACACCTTCTCTTCTGTCCTATTTCTGGGACACCCAAATGCCTGCTTCAGTCTCCATGATAAATTATTAAGTGAGAAAGGATAGACACagaattttgtttattatagCATATTATCTTTGGTGAAAAAGTAGGAGGACACAAATCTGTGTCTGTGTTTGCTTGTGTATACCTAGAGAAACTCTCGAAGGATACGTGGGAAATAAAGGACAGGGGTCACCTGAAAGGGGTTACCTAAGGGGGAGAAAGTGCATTTGGGAAGTGGGCTGGTGAGGGAGAACATTTGGTGCTTAAATCATTCAGTATTTTATCAAGTCTTCACCTACTTTGAccaaagcagtatgaaatttattCCAAATACAGGGCCAAGATCTCCCatcaaaatacaaatgtaaataaacattCTGCATTCAAATTCCACCTCAGAGCAGATACCACCCTTACTTCCCTCAAAGAGCGGGAAAATCCCTGATCCACATGTTAATTGTAGTCCAGTACCCTTATCTTTACCCAACTTCCAACCCCCAGCAGACCGCACCTAGTTCTCCTCAGTCTCATTCCCGCATATGACTCCACGGGCTCGTCTCAGGTCTCTGGTTATAATCAGAGAAAGAACAGATGTCAGAGCTGCCCAGATCTTTTAACTCCTAAGGCACACAGTGTCCTGTTCCCTGCCTTCTACCCTCACATACCCTAACTGGGGTCTCCCCCTTCAGTTCAGGCTTCCTGGCCTGAGCTTTCTCATGTAGTCCCTGTCCTGGGTTGAACCACAGGCACCTGCCATTTGCCTGAGTTGTGGACGTGGGAGCTGCACAGCAGTAGACGGTAGTAGAGAGAGGGCTCTGAGAGAAACAGTCTAAGCGGATGGGTtatgagaaggaaggagaatgtggAAGAGGGGAGTGTCAGTGGTGGGACTCATGAGGAGGAGGCACGGTGGGGAGGGCAGGACTGAGGAAGGCTCACGCTTGCCGTATCTGTGACACTGCCTTTTCTGTCTTCCCTGCGCTACAGATCTTCCCACTCATCTCACAGTCACGCTGGCTGGTGAAGAGTGGAGAGCTGACAGCCCTGGAGTTCAGCCTCTCCCCGGGGCTGCGAAGGAAACTGAACACGCGTCCAGTGCACCTGCATCTCTTCAATGACTGTCTGTTGCTGTCTCGGCCCCGAGAGTCAGTGACTAGAATGGGAGGCCAGAGTACAAGAGGGGAATGGGATGAGGCAAGAGGGCAGGACTCTTGGGACAGAGAAAGCTCTTATTCCTAGAGGAGCCCTTCTCAGTGGCTCGACCCATGGAGTGCAGGTCATGgcctagagaagagaaagaaaggggatcCCACCAAATTCTGTCATGAGATCACATGGCAGGACTTGGACTATGTTATAGTCACAGAGCAAAATGTAGCAATCTAGCAGACCACATTCTCAAATCCGTTTATTTGGGCTAGACTCAGCCTTAGTCTAGACGTTCTTAGCCAATTCCAGATCCTCACTCTTTGGTCCTAAGGGCCTTAGAAAATTTATATTGGTTTTATCTCTCCAACTCTTTAAAGTGGTGAAGTATTCATTGCACATGTGGTTTGTCAAATTGGTGATGACAAATCCCTGGGGACCCTGGAGCTAACATCTTGGGAGCAAGGTAGCTCCATCTTGTGGTTTTTTTGAGAATTTGCAAGCTGCAAAGGACAGGGATCTTGAATCCAAAGATAGGAGGGTGGATGAAGTATAACAGTTGTAGAATCGGGTTGACAAACCTTGTGTTTTACAGGGGTAGCCGATTCCTGGTATTTGATCATGCTCCCTTCTCCTCCATCCGAGGGGAAAAGTGTGAAATGAAGCTACACGGACCTCACAAAAACCTCTTCCGACTCTTCCTGTTGCACAACGCACAGGGCACCC
This genomic window from Halichoerus grypus chromosome 12, mHalGry1.hap1.1, whole genome shotgun sequence contains:
- the ARHGEF5 gene encoding rho guanine nucleotide exchange factor 5; amino-acid sequence: MEAEKPQHGASTPIPALAELSVIPEALRRSSQTATLGPEVQEGWEPSSTWAEGRGLSETQQGDLRDMNNCATKNMTSFPKEAPAGAETNQEDSVGETGDTPERREAVPQSLADGQARTPAPAELRACPVQGEHLDVVPVSSEPDGGVEMEFRPELPSLTGGTGHAEEKEEVFPDTSAQPRFGPSCEEHPAETHQPGDSVGQGEELQSTEAQESPVRGGLMCLLGAEGLEEQGRVEGGFQEEGPVREDGSLGEQEQPGEQVNGTEGEQRQKQEQIQGDVMLAKQGERMGLSGELEGPHCSEQERKTLGQQELQKGEEGKRELGGSGERRMDAQNEEKQSSAGRSGKVTGRQEGRGLQHKVMSVEGQEEQPGNWDGDPLWGEAREGSTEEAGARDGPSTLAPVAPEVSSPCDAFLDTCYPMTSIPGTQKEPRAEELSPVAPAPILEPGGLSCQPASSLGPLPAGESPDQETAQDGQQEGSELGNRAVFSQETEMVSARTSAAPPRTPDSAPSSPADVSPSTATSSSASPLVASPRREPSLVAHSPETSRASLWTNNASHCGASETPPAALCGFLSAEATMEISTSSNRANPQSPLGHSTGAVQHLRSNSFPGFHRTEPTPDLLGLPLSFSHSELPQRAPKPALYGSVIPRRDRKSGRDCRIIPESPSSLSTLGQDSQEFTSSPERSNSPCSTQPCGSRHTSASAPESPAYGSSPPLVSVDVRIHEPLPPPPPEKRRVHPSMVERDSHLHAGVPTLKRCGHPLPLAPGLGLHGPPKGPLPPVPDSLVARQHRPLPSTPDTPHPTQTSFSHRLRYNKPLPPTPDLSQPHHSVSSSSSPRIYRPLPPVPIMDPPTEPPPLPPKSRGRSRSTQGELMNAGGQGKPRPVCQERIVSTPHSVGRTSWPPAMGRSTDSSASTSRSKREVSPGMAFSNVATLLSPSSPTTHWSLELQGPTSEPGPSEESEAPARGSLRRTAPQEGANGLKRLDVGQARQSEKLSHPHLEKASSWPHRRDPGRPPESSSGQVADPGEGSSKHKGWNRQGLRRPSILPEGSSDTRGPAVEKALGPSDTVVFREKKPKEVMGGFSRRRSKLINSSQLLYQEYSDVVLNKEIQSQQRLDSLGEVTGPASPRQPRRTLVSSESYLQRLSMASSGSLWQEIPVVRNSTVLLSMTHEDQKLQEAKFELIVSEASYLRSLHVAVDHFQLSAPLRATLSNQEYQWLFSRLQDVREVSTTFLSDLEENFENNIFTFQVCDVVLNHAPNFRRVYLPYVTNQTYQERTFQGLLNSNSSFREVLEKLESDPVCQRLSLKSFLILPFQRITRLKLLLQNILKRTQPGSSEEAEATKAHHALEELIRDCNNNVQRMRRTEELIYLSQKIEFECKIFPLISQSRWLVKSGELTALEFSLSPGLRRKLNTRPVHLHLFNDCLLLSRPREGSRFLVFDHAPFSSIRGEKCEMKLHGPHKNLFRLFLLHNAQGTQAEFLFSTETQSEKLRWISALAMPREELDLLECYDSPQVQCLRAYKPRENDELALEKADVVMVTQQSSDGWLEGMRLSDGERGWFPVQQVEFISNPEVRARNLKEAHRVKTAKLQLVEQQT